The Nothobranchius furzeri strain GRZ-AD chromosome 17, NfurGRZ-RIMD1, whole genome shotgun sequence nucleotide sequence TCTTTACCTGTATGTTAACAACACAGATCCGGTCCTGAATGAACAGGGTTCCGCTTTTGGTCCCAGGCTGCTGCATCTTTACCTGAGGGGATGGAGGAAAGTATGACGTGTGCTTGTTACACTGATGGAACAAACACACACCTTTGCAGCGGCAGAGAGCAGCGCAGGATTAAATAATCCCAAATGACAAAACTCTGCCTTCGATTTTTCCTCCAAAGACAACTGGATCAGCTCAGTGAGACGCCGGCTGAACCCAGTAGACCACGTGCGTAGTAGGAAAATTAGATTTGACGTCGGCGCCCACATGAGGAGTGTTGGGAAGACCAAATATGGGCTTTCCGCCAGTGAGCGTTCGCCCCGCTGGAAAACAAGGAGGGGCCAGTGCGGCCCCGCCCCTCCCGCAGCTGTTATCAATGAATAACTGAAACTATGAAAGTTAAGCCGAGTGTAGCCGACCTCAGGGACAGTTCAAGCCCTCCTCACAAACTCCTTTTGTTTAACTTTCAAactaaattttattttaaaatttttcCTGCAATTTTTAAGTCATGACTTCTAGCAGTGAAACGTTGGAAATAAGTGGCAATGAGCTGGTCCACATCCTCAGGACCCCCCGGCATCAGTACACCTCTGACGGGTGCGTGGTGCTGGACTGCAGACCCTTCCTCGACTTCTCTTTGGCGCACATTTGCGAATCCCGAAACGTCAACTGGAACTCGATGCTGCGCCGGAGGTCCAAGAGCTCGGTGGTGGCCCTGGAGTGGCTCATCCCGGACAAGACGCTGCTGAGCCGGCTCCGGAGCGGGGGCTACTGCCCGGTGGTGGTGGCGGACGAGAGGAGCCGCTCCGTGGCCGAGCTGAAGTCGGAGAGTGTGGCCCAGATGTTGCTCACCGCCCTGCAGAACGAGGTCCAcacgcagatctgctttttgcaaGGTGAGATCTGACTTGGCTTTTAACGTTTATTCAGTCAGATTTTTAAAACTGTATTTCTAACTAAATACATGGATCATTTGGGCTGTGATGTAAACAGTTTCCTCATTCCCTctcaggctgttttgagttaattttCTGAACTCCTTTCAGGTGGATTTGAGGGATTTTCTGAGGCCTTTTCAGAGCTTTGTTATAACTCCCCCAGAAATCAGTTCTCCACAGTGGAACCAGAACCCATTACTACTGGCAGGAGGACTCCATCACATGATCAGGTACAATCTGATTCATTCTGAACATCTGACTGTGCTTTAAAAGGCTCCCGGTGTGACCTAAGGTCAATGTTTGGTTGCTGATTTCAGGATGGCCCAGTGGAGCTGCTTCCCTTCCTGTTCCTGGGCAGTGCCGTCCACTCATCTCGCAGAGAGGCGCTGGCAGCAGCAGGAATCACCGCTGTCCTCAACGTGTCCTCCACTTGTCCCAACTTCTATGAGGGGGAGCTTCAGTACCTTCGGCTCACTGTGGAGGACACGCTGGTGGCTGACATTAGGGCCTGTTTTCAAACGGCCATCGCGTTCATCAGTGAGCCCCGTTCACCTGCAACCCAGAGTTACCCTGAAAGCCCAGTCTTGTGTGTGTTCTCTGAAATGTCAGGCATGTTCAAAGAGCTCAAGTTggccccatggacgtaattttttggggggacgggggggacacgcccccccccccccacacacacacacacacacacacactttttccaaagtcaagttttgacccctgcactttttaccatccaaaaacaatattactttatattaaattgacactggttgagctctgggaccaagcggaaaacaaccgtttgtgcataagcctgtttcccattagaacatactgtaaagatgtccccccccacccccctccatgccccccccccccacttctaaagtgaaaattacatccatggttgGCCCCATTCAGTAGGAAATGCAGCCGAACATTAATAAGCAGCTTAGGATCTGTTTTGTATCTGAGATTTATGAACATTGTTAATCTGGTTACAAAACTGGATTATGCTGCACAAGCTACAGAACACTAAAAGTTTAGTCTTTTTGGTTATTTTGACCCTTTTGCTTTGCAAAAAGAGATTTGGAGAATTTCTGTCTGGCTTTTGTTTCAGGTTATTTGTGTCGTCAACCAAACTTGTAAATTTTAATTCTTTATTCAGGACAATGCAcataagtaaacaatcaaattacATTGTATTGATTGTAAATGGGCCAGATTATAGCATAGTTGCTAATTTGCGTCTGTAGTCCGTCAACAAGATAACGAAGTAAAACAAGTAACACTGTACAGTTTAAAAACGGTCAGATAGAAACAAatagacaaacaaaaaaataagaatAACTAAAGATGCAAACATGTCGGGGAACCTTTAAGATGTAGTTTGGGGTGCTTTTTAAAGGTGCTATAAGTGGGAAACTATTTGCTGGGATGTTGTTCCAAAATGCTGCAACGTACTGATTTCTTCTTGCCGTTTGTTTCTCCTGGTTCTGCCCACAGACTCGGTAAAGCAGAGTGGCGGTCGGGTGCTGGTGCATTGTCAGGCAGGCATCTCCCGCTCTGCCACCATCTGCCTAGCCTACCTGATGCACACGCAGCGTGTCCGGCTGGACGAGGCCTTCGACTTTGTGAAGCAGCGGCGCCACGTCATCTCCCCCAACCTGGCTTTTATGGGACAGCTGCTGCAGTTTGAGACGGACATTCTTTGTCAGGGGTAGAAAAAAAAATACTGAGGACTTTGACTTGAATAACTCTCCAACCTTGCGGCGTTGTGCCGAAGTCAGATGACTATCAGGACCCAAACAATGGTTGAGTTTGTTCTGTGAAAACTGGCCTTTTAGAAGGATGAACTGTGAATTCACAGGAAAGCTGCTCGTGCTGCCGGCGTCACATGACGGAAGTTTCTGATTTAACAAAAAGTGGTTGTTGGTGTAAAAGCCAGCTGCAGCGAGGTCATTTCCCCTTGGAAGGAAAATacttttttgttctgtttttttttttttgtttttgttttatatcaTGAATGTGCCTCATGTCTTCTTTTTTTTACAAGAGCTGTTTATTTTCAAACTGAAGCATTCCTTCAGAGCTGGAGCCACTGTGACGACACCGTTAACCACTGAAGCGATGGTGAACTTGTCGAGTTTTAGATAAATTATATTTGAATGCACTAAACACTGTCTGTATGAGACGCCGTTCTTTTCAAT carries:
- the dusp2 gene encoding dual specificity protein phosphatase 2 — protein: MTSSSETLEISGNELVHILRTPRHQYTSDGCVVLDCRPFLDFSLAHICESRNVNWNSMLRRRSKSSVVALEWLIPDKTLLSRLRSGGYCPVVVADERSRSVAELKSESVAQMLLTALQNEVHTQICFLQGGFEGFSEAFSELCYNSPRNQFSTVEPEPITTGRRTPSHDQDGPVELLPFLFLGSAVHSSRREALAAAGITAVLNVSSTCPNFYEGELQYLRLTVEDTLVADIRACFQTAIAFINSVKQSGGRVLVHCQAGISRSATICLAYLMHTQRVRLDEAFDFVKQRRHVISPNLAFMGQLLQFETDILCQG